From Molothrus ater isolate BHLD 08-10-18 breed brown headed cowbird chromosome 8, BPBGC_Mater_1.1, whole genome shotgun sequence, a single genomic window includes:
- the CISD1 gene encoding CDGSH iron-sulfur domain-containing protein 1 isoform X3 has translation MGPGQNGAVRAEWVAAVSIAAGAAALGYLAYKTLLCKDKSSKAMVNPHIQKDNPKVVHAFDMEDLGDKAVYCRCWRSKKFPLCDGSHTKHNEETGDNVGPLIIKRKEA, from the exons CTGAATGGGTTGCTGCAGTCTCCAtagctgctggagcagctgctcttggATATCTAGCTTACAAAACACTtctttgtaaagacaaatcctcCAAAGCAATGGTGAATCCCCATATCCAGAAGGATAACCCCAAGGTAGTCCATGCCTTTGATATGGAAGATCTGGGAGACAAGGCTGTGTACTGTCGTTGTTGGAGGTCTAAGAAG ttccCACTGTGTGATGGCTCTCACACAAAGCACAACGAGGAAACTGGTGACAACGTTGGGCCTCTGATCATCAAGAGGAAGGAAGCGTAG
- the CISD1 gene encoding CDGSH iron-sulfur domain-containing protein 1 isoform X1, with the protein MDIVLRQTAKIFPIKGENVRMMSCAEWVAAVSIAAGAAALGYLAYKTLLCKDKSSKAMVNPHIQKDNPKVVHAFDMEDLGDKAVYCRCWRSKKFPLCDGSHTKHNEETGDNVGPLIIKRKEA; encoded by the exons ATGGACATTGTGCTAAGACAGACTGCAAAAATTTTCCCGATAAAGGGAGAAAATGTGAGGATGATGAGTTGTG CTGAATGGGTTGCTGCAGTCTCCAtagctgctggagcagctgctcttggATATCTAGCTTACAAAACACTtctttgtaaagacaaatcctcCAAAGCAATGGTGAATCCCCATATCCAGAAGGATAACCCCAAGGTAGTCCATGCCTTTGATATGGAAGATCTGGGAGACAAGGCTGTGTACTGTCGTTGTTGGAGGTCTAAGAAG ttccCACTGTGTGATGGCTCTCACACAAAGCACAACGAGGAAACTGGTGACAACGTTGGGCCTCTGATCATCAAGAGGAAGGAAGCGTAG